In Planctomycetota bacterium, a genomic segment contains:
- a CDS encoding bifunctional nuclease family protein: protein MVEMELSRIVISETSDEQVIVLQEVNGTRTFPIVIGNYEAMALDRKIKNIKSPRPLTHDLIENIFMTLQIKLLKVTVTQLKNSTFYAKLTLQQNGKELEVDARPSDALVLATHSKIPIYVSEEVLDKLSDGV, encoded by the coding sequence ATGGTAGAGATGGAATTGTCCAGAATTGTCATCAGTGAAACGAGCGACGAACAGGTCATCGTTTTGCAGGAAGTAAACGGAACGCGCACGTTTCCCATAGTAATCGGTAATTACGAAGCCATGGCCCTGGACAGAAAGATTAAAAACATCAAATCACCGCGCCCGCTTACGCACGACCTGATTGAAAATATCTTCATGACATTACAAATTAAATTACTTAAGGTTACGGTAACCCAGCTAAAAAACAGCACTTTCTATGCCAAGTTGACGTTACAACAAAACGGGAAAGAATTGGAAGTGGATGCCCGCCCAAGCGACGCCCTTGTCCTGGCAACGCATTCAAAGATACCGATCTATGTAAGCGAAGAAGTTTTAGATAAATTAAGCGACGGCGTTTAA
- a CDS encoding redoxin domain-containing protein: MKLKMLSLLVACLFLVPCCKKSNEEIVINIPPLPLEDELKEYVPIEYQGAVLKTFTMAGDNKYELIKVLKAVKPEERKGASFIIATMSFPDMASIKSEVLLEHIKYAYLAKGKYPWLKSMPEEIFMYGVLPYRCAEEPIEAYRRYFYEQLDPVVSGLTKMSDVVHQVNLWLGAPKADGKQRVRFVPTEARDQGPIETLKAGYGRCEEMMIVYMSAARSVGIPCRSAWTNWWAVNDNNHAWVEVWVDGVWRPVGGCEPSLHPWFENTTKRAPAIFSAIFGTTKSEPIYRAFPINEPFKTNSIINSTPNYSQTCELKVTVLSPTGEKVSSGTGVSLAVYNWGAFKPFMRQETDKDGTVSFVTGIGEYFLSAGKDKLRAWQVIKTEPDKKLEFIVKLSENSAPDGFVFLRYPTEAEAAASFNPEERYPNLEITYKVPFTPAYQAPAEIYTADEFDPAKFPELDKLVPISATRAVVIDRLKKAGGNWGEIASAIKEAKPEMREDLCWLIAHLVHLETLEVTKGFLLENVSYANTARAKAPYPVSDELFQSYVLSPLFTYIHPGIWRAELYDIFSPMMQKTITDTARTVNDWVAANIKVRDERTERFSYQARPMEIYKSRGGPAYSIAVMTAAILRTLAIPVQVKSDWVEFHNGTEWIPLYPNDPKNFGNTKRNEASQKEYIKPAGFKIVLINKGVRDANIWEKFRLSKFDAGFWLPMEDEVERKGSWMVVPPGQYLLTAGIRDSNGDPYVYCKQLDLESEKGVEMEVSLDIPINLLSGAERVVRNLPKLPAIELNDLDNQPYNLKKTLETNNVLLVFFSLKNEPSLRMMPMIDGVSSIAQKAGTVIWGIYVDPEGADKFLEDGRLKGMQMPVLVDSTQAVLKQFIPDFTKDKAAVMLPSTVLISKKGEIVMWREGYNMDIAHVVESALTLLPEGKPLAGEAGEAEMPKMKIVPFEVSGVDYIKEGDKNYKEGKYQAAIECYLKALEDDNDPGLWYNLACTYSLVNQVDEALGALKKAIQFGYSEWTWMDNDPDLENIRKDPRYKELRK, from the coding sequence ATGAAATTGAAAATGCTCTCGCTTCTGGTTGCCTGCCTCTTCCTCGTTCCTTGCTGTAAGAAATCCAATGAGGAAATTGTTATCAACATACCACCCCTACCCCTGGAAGATGAGTTAAAAGAGTACGTTCCCATAGAATACCAGGGTGCCGTGCTAAAGACTTTTACCATGGCGGGTGATAATAAATACGAATTAATCAAGGTCCTCAAAGCCGTCAAGCCGGAAGAACGCAAAGGCGCCTCTTTCATCATCGCCACCATGTCCTTCCCGGATATGGCCTCCATCAAATCCGAAGTGCTCCTGGAACATATAAAATACGCCTACCTCGCAAAGGGCAAATATCCCTGGCTTAAAAGCATGCCCGAAGAGATTTTTATGTATGGAGTCCTTCCCTACCGCTGTGCCGAGGAGCCGATAGAGGCATACCGCAGATATTTCTACGAGCAACTTGACCCGGTCGTCTCCGGGCTTACCAAGATGTCCGATGTGGTGCATCAGGTGAATCTCTGGCTGGGCGCCCCGAAAGCGGACGGCAAGCAGAGGGTCAGGTTCGTCCCGACCGAGGCGCGCGACCAGGGCCCGATAGAAACCCTCAAAGCCGGCTACGGCCGTTGCGAAGAGATGATGATTGTCTATATGTCCGCGGCAAGGTCGGTCGGCATTCCCTGCCGTTCCGCCTGGACGAATTGGTGGGCGGTGAATGATAATAACCACGCTTGGGTGGAAGTCTGGGTCGACGGCGTCTGGCGGCCGGTGGGCGGCTGCGAGCCGAGCCTCCATCCCTGGTTTGAGAATACCACCAAGCGCGCCCCGGCGATTTTCTCCGCTATCTTCGGCACGACTAAATCAGAACCGATTTACCGGGCATTCCCGATAAATGAGCCCTTCAAAACCAATAGCATTATTAATTCCACCCCGAATTACTCACAGACCTGCGAGCTTAAGGTCACCGTGCTTTCGCCGACCGGAGAGAAGGTCTCCTCCGGCACCGGAGTGTCTTTGGCCGTATATAACTGGGGCGCCTTTAAGCCCTTTATGCGCCAGGAAACGGATAAAGACGGCACGGTCTCTTTTGTCACCGGAATCGGCGAGTATTTCCTTTCCGCCGGTAAAGATAAACTTAGGGCGTGGCAGGTGATAAAAACCGAACCTGATAAGAAGCTTGAATTTATTGTAAAGCTTTCCGAAAACAGCGCGCCGGACGGATTCGTTTTCCTGCGTTATCCCACGGAAGCCGAGGCAGCCGCCAGCTTTAATCCGGAGGAAAGATACCCGAACCTGGAAATAACCTACAAAGTCCCGTTTACGCCTGCATACCAGGCGCCGGCAGAGATTTATACCGCGGATGAATTCGACCCGGCTAAATTCCCGGAGCTGGATAAATTAGTTCCGATAAGCGCGACCCGGGCGGTGGTGATAGACCGCCTGAAAAAGGCCGGCGGCAACTGGGGCGAGATTGCCTCCGCCATTAAAGAAGCCAAGCCGGAAATGCGTGAGGACCTTTGCTGGCTGATTGCGCACCTGGTCCACCTTGAAACGCTCGAGGTGACCAAGGGGTTCCTCCTGGAAAACGTGAGTTACGCCAATACGGCGCGCGCCAAGGCGCCTTATCCGGTTTCCGATGAATTATTCCAATCCTATGTCTTAAGCCCGCTTTTTACATATATACATCCCGGCATCTGGAGAGCGGAGCTCTATGACATATTTTCCCCGATGATGCAGAAGACGATAACCGATACCGCCCGGACGGTAAACGACTGGGTGGCGGCGAATATAAAGGTCAGGGACGAGCGGACCGAGCGTTTCTCCTATCAGGCCAGGCCGATGGAGATATACAAAAGCCGGGGCGGGCCGGCGTATTCAATCGCGGTCATGACCGCGGCAATCCTGCGGACGCTTGCCATACCGGTGCAGGTGAAATCCGATTGGGTGGAATTCCATAACGGGACGGAATGGATACCGCTCTATCCGAACGACCCCAAAAACTTCGGCAATACCAAGCGCAACGAGGCTTCGCAGAAGGAATATATTAAGCCTGCCGGATTCAAGATTGTTCTGATAAACAAAGGGGTGCGTGATGCCAATATCTGGGAAAAGTTCCGGCTTTCCAAATTCGACGCCGGCTTTTGGCTGCCGATGGAAGATGAAGTTGAAAGGAAAGGGAGCTGGATGGTGGTTCCGCCCGGGCAATATCTTTTGACCGCCGGAATCCGTGACTCCAACGGCGACCCTTATGTTTATTGCAAACAGCTTGATTTGGAATCCGAAAAGGGAGTGGAGATGGAAGTGTCGCTTGATATACCGATTAACCTCTTGAGCGGAGCCGAGCGGGTGGTGCGCAATCTGCCCAAACTGCCGGCTATCGAATTAAACGACTTGGATAACCAACCTTATAATCTTAAGAAAACGCTGGAGACGAATAATGTCCTGCTGGTTTTCTTCTCGCTGAAAAACGAGCCGTCTCTGCGGATGATGCCGATGATTGACGGCGTAAGCTCAATTGCCCAAAAGGCCGGGACCGTTATCTGGGGAATCTATGTCGACCCGGAAGGCGCGGATAAATTTCTGGAAGACGGGCGTTTGAAGGGAATGCAGATGCCGGTCCTGGTGGATTCGACACAGGCAGTGCTCAAGCAATTCATACCGGATTTTACAAAGGATAAGGCCGCCGTCATGCTGCCTTCAACCGTTCTCATCAGTAAGAAAGGCGAAATCGTGATGTGGCGCGAAGGATACAATATGGATATTGCCCATGTGGTCGAATCCGCGCTAACATTATTGCCGGAGGGCAAGCCGCTTGCCGGCGAGGCGGGAGAAGCCGAGATGCCTAAGATGAAAATCGTGCCGTTCGAGGTAAGCGGTGTGGATTATATCAAGGAAGGCGATAAAAACTACAAAGAGGGAAAATACCAGGCGGCGATTGAATGTTATTTAAAGGCGTTGGAGGACGATAACGACCCGGGACTTTGGTATAACCTTGCCTGCACGTATTCGCTGGTGAACCAGGTCGATGAAGCATTAGGTGCGTTGAAGAAAGCCATCCAATTCGGCTATAGCGAGTGGACCTGGATGGATAACGACCCGGATTTGGAAAATATCCGCAAGGACCCGCGGTATAAAGAATTGCGGAAATAG
- a CDS encoding DUF1080 domain-containing protein, producing the protein MAKQRILLDLPCRNFYNAGMTPKAIHTALLGIILIALGFICLSADDDLAKAFISKGDEAMKKSEPARALEFYQKALRESPEMPEIHFKLGEAYLKSGEKIKSRKSFNKCISLIDRIEKPTGPQKDLRKRAQQSLDALDASRKEGKQIEQEYIKELLNFARKAVKKDNLLAKDALESILLLDPENAEAKKLLEETLKNTIIPRWKSLFANTLDGWSPQDPASWRVEKDQNLFCETRKALTNFKMKEQFEGDFKVCADFKIVEGFPSNSGPYTAGVMLGREEGNDDGMEYSIAVMDESELKLVKFNIGKNAQTVASCKLPENYKKSDWNKLLIEVKDMKLTVSLNDKMALEYTMKDKHEFKGAVGLWVQYCHAGFTNIKYIK; encoded by the coding sequence TTGGCGAAGCAAAGGATTTTACTTGACCTCCCCTGCCGCAATTTCTATAATGCCGGCATGACACCAAAAGCAATTCACACCGCATTACTTGGAATCATCCTTATCGCCCTGGGCTTTATCTGCCTCTCGGCGGATGATGACCTCGCCAAGGCATTCATCTCCAAAGGCGACGAGGCAATGAAGAAATCCGAACCGGCCCGCGCCCTCGAGTTCTACCAGAAAGCACTTAGGGAAAGCCCGGAGATGCCGGAAATCCATTTCAAGCTCGGCGAGGCATACTTGAAGTCAGGGGAAAAGATTAAAAGCCGCAAATCCTTCAATAAATGCATCTCCTTGATTGACCGGATAGAAAAACCGACCGGTCCCCAGAAAGACCTGAGAAAACGTGCGCAGCAAAGCCTGGATGCCCTGGATGCCTCCCGGAAAGAAGGCAAACAGATTGAGCAGGAATATATCAAGGAGCTTTTAAACTTCGCCAGGAAAGCCGTAAAGAAAGACAACTTGCTTGCCAAGGACGCCCTGGAAAGCATTTTACTCCTTGACCCGGAAAACGCCGAAGCAAAGAAGCTTTTGGAGGAGACGCTGAAAAACACGATTATCCCCCGCTGGAAAAGCCTGTTTGCCAATACATTGGACGGGTGGAGCCCGCAGGATCCGGCAAGCTGGCGGGTGGAAAAAGACCAAAACCTCTTTTGCGAAACCAGAAAAGCGCTTACTAATTTCAAAATGAAAGAGCAGTTTGAAGGCGATTTTAAGGTGTGCGCCGATTTTAAGATTGTTGAAGGGTTCCCTTCCAATTCCGGCCCGTATACGGCCGGCGTGATGCTGGGGCGCGAGGAGGGAAACGACGACGGGATGGAATATTCCATTGCCGTCATGGACGAAAGCGAACTGAAGCTGGTCAAGTTTAACATCGGCAAAAACGCGCAAACCGTGGCTTCGTGCAAGCTTCCGGAAAATTATAAAAAGAGCGACTGGAATAAATTATTAATCGAAGTGAAAGACATGAAATTAACGGTTTCTCTCAATGATAAAATGGCGCTTGAATATACGATGAAAGATAAACACGAATTCAAAGGAGCAGTCGGATTATGGGTGCAGTATTGCCACGCAGGCTTTACCAACATAAAGTATATAAAATAA
- a CDS encoding DUF1080 domain-containing protein: MGAVLPRRLYQHKVYKISAAAIMLVLGVLLAAMADDESAMVYLKKASAQVKKKEYTASLENFNKAIDESPEMPEIYFERGSMYWQIKEMSEAMADFDKVLWLLNLKASLSKPQEEMRNKISAYQDEYNRMKDELSAIHKKYADKLLEFTDKNKNSADSYLFDLLKRLQAINPANDMLKAEIQKIREAMSFQEKNIMTPLFNGTDLTGWEGSKAVWSVKNGIITGDLPDAANMLSNSTRLKGGFSLSVAQKLETKPADETEYVCGLSFGIRDLYNYYSCTFFKNRLTLIQCIGAKGTVKNNFLVDKALPDGVIQEEWNCLMIKVDGDKISGYLNDELQFEIAVPAEAKSQFDGITGLMIQSCRASFKDILYLSE, translated from the coding sequence ATGGGTGCAGTATTGCCACGCAGGCTTTACCAACATAAAGTATATAAAATAAGCGCGGCCGCTATCATGCTGGTCCTCGGCGTGCTTTTAGCCGCTATGGCCGATGATGAATCCGCCATGGTCTACCTTAAAAAGGCATCCGCGCAGGTAAAGAAAAAAGAATACACGGCGTCATTGGAAAATTTCAATAAAGCCATTGATGAGTCGCCGGAGATGCCGGAAATATATTTTGAGCGCGGTTCCATGTATTGGCAGATTAAGGAAATGTCCGAAGCCATGGCCGATTTCGACAAGGTGCTGTGGCTTTTAAACCTGAAAGCATCGCTCTCCAAGCCGCAGGAAGAAATGCGCAACAAGATAAGCGCTTACCAGGATGAATACAACAGGATGAAAGACGAGCTTTCCGCCATCCATAAAAAATACGCCGACAAGCTTTTGGAATTTACTGATAAGAACAAAAACAGCGCCGATTCTTATCTTTTCGATCTCCTGAAGCGTTTACAGGCAATTAACCCCGCCAATGACATGCTCAAGGCGGAAATACAAAAAATCAGGGAAGCGATGTCTTTCCAGGAAAAGAATATTATGACGCCGCTTTTTAACGGAACCGACCTAACCGGCTGGGAAGGCTCCAAAGCCGTATGGTCTGTCAAAAACGGCATCATCACCGGCGATTTACCGGATGCCGCCAATATGCTCAGCAACAGCACCAGGCTAAAGGGCGGTTTTTCCCTTTCGGTTGCGCAAAAACTGGAAACGAAACCGGCGGATGAAACAGAATATGTGTGCGGATTGAGTTTCGGGATACGGGATCTCTATAACTATTACAGCTGCACCTTCTTTAAAAACCGGTTGACGCTTATCCAATGCATAGGCGCCAAAGGGACCGTAAAAAACAATTTTCTGGTGGATAAGGCGCTACCGGACGGTGTAATTCAGGAGGAATGGAACTGCCTGATGATAAAAGTAGACGGGGATAAAATTTCCGGTTACCTGAACGACGAGCTTCAGTTTGAGATTGCTGTCCCGGCTGAGGCAAAATCACAATTCGACGGTATTACAGGATTGATGATCCAGAGTTGCCGGGCGTCCTTCAAGGATATCTTATACCTTTCGGAATAA
- a CDS encoding protein kinase, with protein sequence MAPDKKLQEFKSLREFLLWWNSSRVIKFRYTHQNRLPRIKQHKWVRPWVEQIESSDDPLAKAGKIFGNYLIEKKLGTGGMGVVYLAYDSVLKRKVAVKVIGIKGEAAVARFMREAQNNAKLKHPNIVQIYDVDQVDNQYYFTMEYIEGNSLEHTIANGISPMEPKTVAKIIRDIASALYYAHTQGLIHRDIKPSNILIDKEGKSYLTDFGLAKEQDAMEFSLTLSGAIMGTPYYMSPEQARGEKDKIDPRSDIFSLGATMYYALTGQTPFSGKELYLILEKVVHKEPARPTKWGKHIDRDIETICFKCMEKEASKRYQTAQELSDDLKRYISGEPITARSIGFFEKIYRKSRRNKIAAIAVLSTVTVLLALVVSQAVSEFKRIAQIKDKIAQATELLNQGKYDEVKIICNNILVLSPDNAGANKLLQDCENAVNFIRNQQNEKELLRTKAKGILDRVKSLNVPDDKLRAAFEALDVDPSFGEAWQEIGYIYKEIGELDSSLDAFNQAIAINPKLAYAYYERANMYYMLKQDNKKAIEDYEKVLELDPASHLGYFAKGTIELFNNNYDQAIVDFNKALEIKPDYIEAYQNKSFAYMEKNDLDAAVDCLNTIIGINPDAYDIYLNRAGIYMQKGDFVSAINDYSAVLSKIQVPEYYLMRGQAFMRMPDLNSAINDFTQSIKIKKDFEQGYYSRANAYAQKKDWYNAVNDAELFIKNFPKSHLVVQMKQLLENWKSSIMQAEPQNPPQ encoded by the coding sequence ATGGCACCGGATAAAAAATTACAGGAATTCAAATCGTTACGAGAGTTTTTGCTTTGGTGGAACAGTTCTAGGGTGATTAAATTCCGCTACACGCACCAGAACAGGCTTCCGCGTATTAAGCAGCACAAGTGGGTCAGACCGTGGGTAGAGCAAATAGAATCAAGCGATGACCCGCTGGCAAAAGCCGGGAAAATATTCGGCAACTACCTGATAGAAAAAAAACTGGGCACCGGAGGGATGGGGGTGGTTTACCTTGCGTATGATTCCGTCCTCAAACGAAAAGTGGCGGTTAAGGTGATAGGCATAAAAGGCGAAGCGGCCGTCGCACGTTTTATGCGGGAAGCGCAAAACAACGCCAAATTAAAGCATCCCAATATCGTCCAGATTTACGATGTGGACCAGGTTGATAACCAGTATTATTTTACGATGGAGTATATCGAGGGAAACTCGCTCGAGCACACGATCGCAAACGGCATTTCTCCGATGGAGCCGAAAACAGTGGCAAAAATTATTAGGGATATCGCCTCGGCGCTTTATTACGCCCATACCCAGGGCTTAATCCACCGCGATATAAAACCCTCTAATATCCTGATAGATAAAGAAGGCAAGTCGTATCTTACGGATTTTGGCTTAGCCAAGGAGCAGGACGCGATGGAGTTTTCGCTCACTTTAAGCGGGGCGATAATGGGGACGCCTTATTATATGTCGCCCGAACAGGCGCGCGGGGAAAAGGATAAGATAGACCCCAGGAGCGATATCTTTTCGCTGGGCGCGACGATGTATTACGCGCTTACCGGGCAAACTCCTTTCAGCGGGAAGGAGCTTTATCTTATCCTAGAAAAAGTGGTCCACAAGGAACCGGCCCGTCCGACAAAGTGGGGCAAGCATATTGACCGGGATATTGAAACGATCTGCTTCAAATGCATGGAAAAAGAAGCTTCCAAACGGTACCAAACGGCGCAGGAATTGTCGGATGACCTTAAGCGATATATTTCCGGCGAGCCGATTACGGCGCGTTCAATAGGCTTCTTTGAGAAAATATACCGGAAATCACGGAGGAATAAAATCGCCGCCATTGCCGTTTTAAGCACCGTGACAGTTTTACTGGCACTGGTTGTGAGCCAGGCCGTTTCCGAGTTTAAAAGAATAGCCCAAATAAAGGATAAAATAGCCCAGGCGACGGAACTTTTAAACCAGGGTAAATACGATGAAGTTAAAATTATCTGCAACAATATCCTGGTTCTTTCCCCGGATAATGCCGGAGCGAATAAACTTTTGCAAGATTGCGAAAACGCCGTCAATTTCATAAGAAATCAGCAAAATGAAAAGGAATTGTTGCGCACCAAAGCCAAAGGTATCCTGGACAGGGTGAAAAGCCTGAATGTTCCGGATGACAAGCTCCGTGCGGCTTTTGAAGCACTTGATGTTGACCCGTCTTTCGGGGAAGCCTGGCAGGAAATAGGATATATTTATAAGGAAATCGGTGAATTAGATTCTTCTCTTGATGCTTTTAACCAGGCAATTGCGATTAACCCTAAGCTTGCCTACGCATATTACGAAAGAGCCAATATGTATTATATGCTTAAACAGGATAATAAAAAAGCAATTGAGGATTATGAAAAAGTCCTGGAGCTTGACCCGGCAAGCCACTTGGGATATTTCGCCAAGGGGACGATTGAGCTTTTTAATAATAATTACGACCAGGCGATTGTTGATTTTAACAAGGCGTTGGAGATAAAACCGGACTATATAGAAGCGTATCAAAATAAATCGTTTGCCTACATGGAAAAAAATGATTTAGATGCGGCAGTTGATTGTCTGAATACAATAATAGGGATTAATCCTGATGCGTATGATATTTATTTAAACCGCGCCGGCATATATATGCAAAAAGGTGATTTCGTTTCGGCGATAAACGATTATAGCGCTGTTCTTTCCAAGATCCAGGTGCCGGAATATTATCTTATGCGCGGACAGGCTTTTATGAGGATGCCTGATTTAAACAGCGCCATTAACGATTTTACGCAGTCAATAAAGATAAAAAAGGATTTTGAGCAGGGTTATTATAGCCGGGCGAATGCCTATGCGCAAAAGAAGGATTGGTATAACGCGGTAAATGATGCGGAACTCTTTATCAAGAATTTCCCAAAGAGCCATCTTGTTGTCCAGATGAAACAGCTTCTGGAAAACTGGAAAAGCAGTATTATGCAGGCAGAGCCGCAGAATCCGCCCCAATGA
- a CDS encoding NAD(P)/FAD-dependent oxidoreductase has translation MKQFQMIIIGAGAAGLMAAIISARNHSENGQNILLIEKNENIGRKILVTGNGRCNLTNTDISPAKYYGANTKGLNNIFSRFSSAQTMDFFEELGVCLKTEEKGRVFPVTNQASTIVDLLAEELNRLKINMILGESVTGLEASRGDWKVTTAKSVYTAKYSVIAAGGKSYPQLGSTGDGFILAQKLGHRIIEPRPALVPLELDGIWFHKLQGVKSEVELFIKENTKTVASKTDELIFTHYGISGPAVLDISRLVIDYYHKPGVVIAVNFFPGYNAESLRRFLVERWSAHPQKTLFNSLLGVMPKKLCRVLIGELKIDGDKTVCQVSKKDLILLSENLTAWVIKVKKARPFAESMVTAGGVALDEVNARTMESLKAKGVFLAGEVLDIDGISGGYNLQFAWSTGYLAGTQV, from the coding sequence ATGAAACAATTCCAGATGATTATTATCGGAGCCGGCGCAGCCGGTTTAATGGCGGCGATAATCTCTGCGCGCAATCATTCGGAAAACGGGCAGAATATACTTCTTATCGAGAAAAATGAAAATATCGGGCGTAAAATACTGGTGACCGGAAACGGTCGGTGCAATCTTACCAATACGGATATTTCCCCGGCTAAATATTACGGAGCTAATACCAAGGGGTTGAATAATATCTTCAGCCGTTTTTCATCCGCCCAAACAATGGATTTCTTTGAAGAACTCGGCGTCTGCTTGAAAACAGAGGAAAAAGGGCGTGTTTTTCCGGTTACCAATCAGGCGAGCACGATTGTGGATTTGCTTGCCGAAGAGCTTAATAGGCTGAAAATAAATATGATTTTGGGAGAAAGCGTAACCGGATTGGAGGCAAGCCGGGGCGACTGGAAAGTGACGACGGCTAAATCCGTTTATACGGCAAAATACTCGGTTATTGCCGCAGGCGGTAAAAGCTATCCGCAGTTAGGCTCAACCGGTGACGGCTTTATTCTGGCGCAAAAACTGGGGCATAGGATTATTGAGCCGCGCCCTGCTTTAGTCCCTTTAGAGTTAGACGGGATTTGGTTCCACAAACTCCAGGGCGTCAAGTCAGAAGTCGAGCTTTTTATTAAAGAGAATACTAAAACCGTTGCATCTAAAACGGACGAGCTTATTTTTACCCATTATGGAATTTCCGGTCCGGCGGTCTTGGATATCAGCCGCTTGGTAATTGATTATTATCACAAGCCCGGAGTTGTTATTGCAGTTAATTTCTTCCCGGGATATAATGCGGAAAGCCTGAGGCGATTTCTGGTTGAACGATGGAGTGCGCATCCTCAGAAAACTTTATTCAATTCCTTGTTGGGGGTGATGCCCAAAAAGCTTTGCCGGGTATTGATTGGCGAGCTAAAAATAGACGGTGATAAAACCGTCTGCCAGGTAAGCAAAAAAGATTTAATTCTCCTTTCGGAAAATCTTACCGCTTGGGTGATAAAGGTGAAAAAGGCAAGGCCGTTTGCCGAATCCATGGTAACAGCCGGAGGAGTTGCGCTGGACGAGGTCAACGCGCGCACCATGGAATCTTTGAAGGCAAAAGGCGTTTTCTTGGCAGGTGAGGTCTTGGATATAGACGGCATTTCAGGTGGCTATAATCTCCAGTTTGCCTGGAGCACCGGTTATTTGGCAGGGACGCAGGTCTGA
- a CDS encoding undecaprenyl/decaprenyl-phosphate alpha-N-acetylglucosaminyl 1-phosphate transferase — MEIVGLITLVTAFVLTLFSVMLIKRLAKVLRFVDEPGERKVHQIPIPLGGGVAIFIGVFFTIFLAVLSASLVKIYQPSWISPVIYEYLPGVSSMISRLSIIFVGAMMIFFVGLVDDIWGLKPRWKLLGQLIVAVYLVAFDIRFSMVITGFEPYGKYIAYAITIFWIILITNSLNLLDHMDGLSAGVTAVLSLIFGIAAFQTGQYFIASFLSAIFGATLGFLVFNTNPASIFMGDAGSLLLGYLISVLTIIFTFYKAHGGYTFYVLFVPLLVVAVPVFDTIMVIIIRLKNRKPIFKGDMNHLAHRLVNLGLSVRSAVFTIYLLTLGTGLPAILLYIIDKNKGLLGGLLVLFQVILMLLIITILEQAGRGKHQSDGKP, encoded by the coding sequence ATGGAAATTGTCGGCCTTATTACTTTGGTCACGGCTTTTGTCCTGACGCTTTTCAGCGTGATGTTGATAAAGCGCCTGGCTAAAGTTTTACGTTTTGTAGATGAACCGGGCGAGCGTAAGGTCCACCAGATCCCCATACCGCTGGGCGGCGGAGTAGCCATATTCATCGGCGTCTTTTTTACCATCTTTCTAGCCGTACTTTCGGCATCGCTGGTAAAAATATACCAGCCGTCCTGGATTTCTCCTGTTATCTATGAGTATCTCCCCGGCGTTTCGAGCATGATTTCCCGCCTGAGCATCATATTTGTCGGCGCCATGATGATTTTCTTCGTCGGGTTGGTTGACGATATCTGGGGATTAAAGCCCAGATGGAAATTGCTGGGGCAGTTGATCGTGGCGGTCTACCTGGTTGCTTTTGATATACGTTTCAGTATGGTAATCACCGGATTTGAGCCATATGGCAAGTATATTGCATATGCCATAACCATATTCTGGATAATTCTGATTACCAATTCATTGAACCTTCTTGACCATATGGACGGATTATCCGCTGGTGTCACCGCGGTTTTATCCTTAATTTTCGGGATAGCCGCATTCCAGACAGGCCAGTATTTCATCGCCAGTTTTCTTTCAGCAATCTTCGGCGCCACACTCGGATTCCTTGTTTTTAATACAAACCCCGCATCCATATTCATGGGTGATGCAGGCAGTTTGCTCTTGGGGTATTTGATTTCCGTCCTTACGATTATTTTTACTTTTTATAAGGCGCATGGCGGATATACGTTCTATGTCCTTTTTGTTCCGCTTTTGGTTGTGGCAGTCCCTGTTTTTGATACGATTATGGTTATTATCATTCGCCTCAAGAATCGCAAGCCCATCTTCAAGGGAGATATGAATCACCTCGCGCATCGTTTGGTCAATCTCGGCTTGTCTGTTCGCTCGGCGGTTTTTACTATCTACCTTTTGACCTTGGGCACAGGTTTGCCGGCTATATTGCTGTATATCATCGATAAAAACAAAGGACTTTTGGGCGGGTTGCTTGTATTGTTCCAGGTTATCTTGATGCTCCTTATTATTACTATCCTCGAACAGGCCGGGCGCGGCAAACATCAATCAGACGGCAAACCTTAG